The Candidatus Saccharibacteria bacterium genome has a segment encoding these proteins:
- a CDS encoding class II fructose-bisphosphate aldolase, with product MAQWDSKKRCEQARTAYAKAKREGYALGAFNIDNQETLIAACKALAAKNAPGMVEVSAGEVKAMGLKNIRDMVDNYREQYGVELYINLDHSPEVEAAKAAIDEGYEFIHIDISQANKDASEEEIIAKTKEVVDYAATVSGAIVESEPHYFGGSSNVHDEDIDYEEIRKTFSTPQGTKEFIEATGIDTFAVAIGNLHGKYPVPKKLDIELLKQIKAAIPEDAFLSLHGGSGTPGHYYQAAVSNGISKVNINSDMRYAFRTTLEQQLKDNPDQYAVVKLMGPVIEAVQKVVEEKIELFGTTNKAG from the coding sequence ATGGCACAATGGGACAGTAAAAAAAGATGCGAACAGGCACGGACTGCATATGCAAAAGCAAAACGAGAAGGCTACGCACTCGGTGCTTTTAATATCGATAATCAAGAAACTTTAATTGCGGCCTGTAAGGCATTGGCTGCCAAAAATGCACCTGGCATGGTAGAAGTGAGCGCTGGTGAAGTTAAAGCCATGGGCCTTAAGAATATTCGCGACATGGTAGACAATTACCGCGAACAGTACGGAGTAGAGTTATATATTAATCTTGACCACTCGCCAGAAGTAGAAGCTGCAAAAGCCGCAATAGATGAAGGATATGAGTTTATTCATATCGATATATCACAGGCCAATAAAGATGCTAGTGAAGAAGAAATTATTGCTAAAACTAAAGAGGTCGTTGACTACGCAGCCACCGTAAGTGGCGCAATTGTTGAAAGTGAACCGCACTATTTTGGCGGCAGCAGCAACGTGCACGACGAAGACATTGACTATGAAGAAATCAGAAAGACATTCAGCACACCCCAAGGCACAAAAGAGTTTATAGAAGCAACAGGCATTGACACCTTTGCAGTAGCCATTGGAAACTTGCACGGTAAGTACCCAGTACCTAAAAAACTGGACATTGAACTTTTAAAACAAATTAAAGCCGCAATACCAGAAGATGCTTTTTTAAGTTTACATGGCGGTTCGGGTACACCTGGTCACTATTACCAAGCTGCTGTAAGCAACGGTATCAGCAAAGTTAATATAAATTCTGATATGCGTTATGCGTTTAGAACTACGTTAGAACAACAATTAAAAGACAACCCAGATCAGTATGCGGTTGTAAAGTTAATGGGCCCCGTTATTGAAGCGGTCCAAAAAGTTGTAGAAGAAAAAATAGAATTGTTTGGCACAACTAATAAAGCAGGTTAG
- a CDS encoding transketolase family protein, translating to MSYAKHLDPDMFKKSCKQEPIRSGFGRGLVKAGQQDERVVALCADLTDSTKMNGFRDAFPDRFVEIGIAEQNLASVSAGLAIAGRIPFSSSYAAFHPGRSFDQIRTSICMGELPVRIVGSHAGVSVGPDGATHQMLEDIALMRVLPHMVVVCPGDSVEAEKATLALAEDIENPAYIRLAREATPVFTTNDSPFDLHRAHVLRKGTDITLAGTGTMTYQLLVAADLLAKKGIDAEVVHVPVVKPLDGATILASVNKTGKLVTAEEAQIAAGFGSAVIEFLSEHNPVPAMRIGVRDSYGQSGKPQELLEHFGLTGKQMAKQITGFLN from the coding sequence ATGAGCTACGCAAAACATTTAGACCCAGATATGTTTAAAAAATCCTGTAAGCAAGAGCCGATTCGCAGTGGATTTGGCCGAGGATTAGTCAAAGCTGGCCAACAAGACGAACGGGTTGTAGCGTTATGCGCAGATTTAACTGATTCAACAAAAATGAATGGTTTTCGCGATGCATTTCCTGATCGATTCGTAGAAATTGGTATTGCCGAACAAAACCTTGCCAGCGTTTCGGCTGGTCTGGCTATCGCTGGCAGGATTCCGTTTAGTTCTAGTTATGCAGCCTTTCACCCTGGCAGAAGCTTTGACCAAATTAGAACCAGTATTTGCATGGGTGAGTTGCCTGTACGGATTGTTGGTTCACATGCTGGTGTGTCTGTAGGGCCAGATGGCGCAACGCACCAAATGCTGGAAGACATTGCGCTCATGCGTGTGTTGCCGCATATGGTGGTGGTTTGTCCTGGCGACTCTGTCGAGGCAGAAAAAGCCACACTAGCACTGGCTGAAGACATTGAAAACCCGGCTTACATTCGCTTAGCCCGTGAAGCTACTCCAGTATTTACAACCAATGATTCACCATTTGATTTGCACAGAGCGCACGTACTACGAAAGGGCACAGATATTACCTTGGCAGGTACCGGCACTATGACCTATCAACTACTGGTTGCCGCAGACTTACTAGCTAAAAAAGGCATTGATGCAGAGGTAGTTCACGTACCTGTCGTAAAACCACTGGACGGAGCAACAATTTTAGCCAGTGTGAATAAAACTGGCAAACTGGTAACCGCTGAAGAAGCTCAGATTGCTGCTGGTTTTGGCAGCGCAGTTATTGAATTTTTAAGCGAGCACAATCCAGTGCCAGCAATGAGAATTGGAGTTAGAGACAGCTATGGACAGTCTGGCAAACCACAAGAATTGCTGGAGCACTTTGGTTTAACAGGCAAGCAAATGGCTAAGCAAATCACTGGCTTCCTAAACTAG